One genomic segment of Acropora muricata isolate sample 2 unplaced genomic scaffold, ASM3666990v1 scaffold_754, whole genome shotgun sequence includes these proteins:
- the LOC136907887 gene encoding uncharacterized protein — translation MQWDTEQDTFSFRTIRDVTVNTRRGILSVVSSLYDPLGLAAPMILPAKRLLQKMCKENLGWDDMICSDDLVRWSEWTRDITDLSNMKVPRCVKPNNFRKVDSIQLHYFSDASEEGYGVVSYLRIVDSQSNIACSILLGKARVPPLKTVTMPRLELTAATVAVKIHKQIREELTLPIHEVAFWTDSTIVLQYIKNSHTRFQTFVANRLATIHDLSSPSQWRYVSSDLNPADFASRGLRPHERAKLKIWLEGPTFLLQDETHWPVQPPYLPEISEDDRNIKTVKAQMYVVQQDFGTDTFIHHYSSWFALKKAVAWVNRFQTYLRYQSGKITVGDVKRGELSVRELLNAEEKVVKHVQGLFFPKELAVLLNEATQNTPNKVSRSSGKCLCNVSYSSPLRKLNPVVVDGIIRVGGRLGNTDALSYASKHPIILPNKHHVTDLIIRHYHQVGHVGATQVLAAIRRKFWILKGGTAVRRVLSKCIKCRKLNAKPEQQIMAPLPVARITPADAPFTSVGVDYFGPIPVKLKRSRVKRYGCIFTCLTMRAIHIEVSQDLSTDSFLMAFSRFVGRRGAPTEIYSDNGTNFRGAECEVRRALETWNQTRITESMRRRDVQWYFNPPHASHRGGVWERMIRSVRKILRALLGTQIVNDETLLTIMTEVEKILNDRPLTKLSEDPRDLEALTPNHLLLSHRNHCLAPGDFSTASADKYTRCWRQAQYLSNIFWRRWVDEYLLSLQERQKWFRPHRNLAVGDLVLITDQHSPRGQWPMAIVEEVIADRDGDVRQATVRTARCTLTRDIPKLCLLEEASV, via the coding sequence ATGCAGTGGGATACAGAACAGGACACCTTCAGTTTTAGAACCATTCGAGATGTCACCGTGAATACAAGAAGAGGCATTTTATCTGTTGTGTCTTCACTGTACGATCCGCTAGGTCTGGCCGCGCCGATGATTTTGCCTGCAAAACGACTGCTGCAAAAGATGTGTAAGGAAAACCTTGGCTGGGATGATATGATCTGTAGTGATGACCTGGTACGTTGGAGTGAGTGGACTAGAGATATTACTGACCTGTCTAACATGAAAGTACCACGCTGTGTAAAGCCGAATAACTTCAGAAAAGTGGACTCCATTCAGTTGCACTACTTCTCAGACGCCTCTGAAGAGGGCTATGGAGTTGTTTCTTACCTCCGTATCGTTGATTCGCAGAGCAACATCGCCTGCAGTATCTTATTGGGCAAAGCAAGAGTCCCACCGTTAAAGACGGTCACAATGCCTCGCCTGGAGTTAACCGCCGCCACGGTCGCAGTCAAGATTCATAAGCAGATCAGGGAAGAGCTTACTTTGCCAATTCACGAAGTGGCCTTTTGGACAGATTCCACCATTGTTCTGCAGTATATCAAGAACAGTCATACAAGATTCCAGACATTTGTTGCCAACCGGCTTGCTACGATCCATGACCTCTCCAGCCCGTCCCAATGGCGTTACGTTAGTTCTGACCTTAACCCAGCAGACTTCGCCTCACGTGGCTTACGACCACATGAACGTGCTAAGCTGAAGATTTGGCTGGAAGGTCCTACGTTTCTGCTGCAGGATGAAACCCACTGGCCTGTTCAACCACCTTATTTACCTGAGATAAGTGAAGATGATCGAAACATAAAAACAGTCAAGGCCCAAATGTACGTTGTTCAACAAGATTTCGGAACCGACACCTTCATTCATCACTATTCTTCGTGGTTTGCtttgaagaaggcagttgcTTGGGTAAACCGTTTTCAGACTTATTTGAGATACCAATCGGGCAAGATTACAGTTGGAGATGTCAAAAGAGGAGAGCTATCTGTTCGTGAGTTGCTGAATGCTGAGGAGAAAGTTGTCAAACATGTGCAGGGTTTGTTCTTCCCCAAGGAATTGGCAGTTCTACTGAATGAAGCGACCCAAAACACCCCTAACAAAGTCTCAAGATCGTCAGGGAAATGCCTATGTAACGTTTCGTACAGCAGCCCACTGCGCAAGCTCAACCCAGTTGTCGTCGATGGAATAATTAGAGTTGGTGGCCGTCTTGGAAACACAGACGCACTCTCTTACGCTTCAAAACACCCAATTATTCTTCCAAACAAACATCATGTAACCGATTTAATCATCCGCCATTATCATCAAGTAGGTCATGTTGGCGCAACTCAAGTTCTAGCTGCCATAAGAAGGAAGTTCTGGATCTTGAAAGGTGGTACAGCTGTAAGACGAGTGCTCAGCAAGTGCATcaagtgcagaaagttgaacgCAAAGCCTGAACAACAAATCATGGCTCCGCTACCTGTAGCACGCATTACACCAGCAGATGCACCCTTCACATCGGTCGGCGTCGATTATTTTGGTCCTATACCTGTCAAGTTAAAGAGAAGCCGAGTAAAAAGATATGGTTGTATCTTTACCTGCTTAACCATGCGAGCAATCCATATTGAAGTATCCCAAGACCTTTCCACCGATTCCTTCTTAATGGCATTTTCTAGATTTGTGGGCAGACGTGGAGCCCCGACCGAAATTTACAGTGACAATGGCACTAACTTCAGAGGAGCAGAATGTGAGGTGAGAAGAGCGCTTGAGACGTGGAATCAAACACGCAtcaccgagagcatgcgcaGACGCGATGTCCAATGGTATTTTAATCCTCCTCACGCTAGTCACCGAGGAGGTGTCTGGGAGAGGATGATACGATCCGTTCGTAAAATACTACGCGCTCTACTTGGAACACAGATAGTGAATGACGAGACCCTTCTCACCATCATGACTGAAGTAGAGAAAATCCTGAACGACCGTCCACTCACGAAACTTAGTGAAGATCCAAGGGACTTGGAAGCTTTGACCCCAAACCATCTTCTGTTGTCTCACCGTAATCACTGTCTTGCCCCTGGAGACTTTTCTACCGCTTCTGCAGACAAGTATACAAGGTGCTGGAGACAGGCTCAATATTTGAGTAATATCTTCTGGAGAAGATGGGTAGACGAATACTTGCTATCTCTTCAGGAAAGACAAAAGTGGTTTCGCCCTCACAGAAATTTGGCAGTGGGAGATCTAGTCCTCATAACTGATCAGCATAGTCCACGAGGACAGTGGCCAATGGCTATTGTGGAAGAAGTCATAGCGGACCGCGATGGGGATGTTCGCCAAGCCACGGTTAGAACAGCCAGATGTACATTGACAAGAGATATTCCGAAGCTATGTTTACTAGAAGAAGCCAGTGTTTGA